The genomic region CAAGCTTCGCGACGGCTTAAAGGATCTGGATCAAGCGAAGGAGCGCACCAAAGCTAACGTCAGAGCGAAGCGCACGTCTGGTTGCACTCCTGTTGGCCGTAGCAAGGACAAATACAAGACGCACACGATTGTCAAGTTCTACGAAAACCAGAACGAGAACATCGAGCGCTTGCTGAAGCCGGTGGACGACCATGTTCGCGAGGCAAAGGAGGAGCAGGGTGCTGATGCGCTGCAGTTCCAGATTGCGGTGCATGGCAGCTTCGTTGCGAACATCATCCTGGCCATTCTGCACGTCTACGGAGCTGTGTCTTCAGGCAGTCTGTCGCTTTTCACCACCATGGCAGATTCCATCTTTGACCCGCTCAGGTTGGTAAAACTTGACTGACTGGCGTTCGTCACAGATTTGCTCATACTTCTTTAGCAACCTCACCCTCATCCTCTGCAACCGCGCCGTCAACAAAGTCGACGCGAGGCGCTTTCCTTCTGGCAAGGCACGACTGGAGACTGCCGGCAACATTACTTTCTGCTTCCTGATGACTACAGTGTCGTGGATCCTTATCGTCGAGTCCATCAAGCAGCTCGCGGAGAAGTCGGGCGAATCCAAGTTCCACATCCCGTCAGTCATCGCAGTGGGCATTGCTTTCGCCACCAAGCTCGGCCTGTTCTTGTACTGCTGGGCGTTGCGCAACAAGTACAGCCAGATCCGCATCCTCTGGGAAGACCACCGCAATGACCTCTTCATCAACGGCTTCGGTCTAATGACGAGCGTCCTAGGTGCCCAGATCGCGTAAGTCACCCCTTTCCCATCACAATCCCCGCCACTAACCTCCCCAGCTGGTGGATCGACCCCCTGGGCGCCATCGTCCTCTCCGTCCTCATCTCCGTCCTCTGGCTCCGCACCGCCTACCAAGAATTCCAACTCCTCATCGGCGTCACCGCCGACACAGCCTTCCTTCAACACGTCACCTACATCTCCATGACGCACGACCCTCGCGTAACCCAGCTCGACACCGTGCGCGCATGGCATTCTGGCCCGCGTCTCATTATCGAAGTCGACATTGTGATGGATCGGCAACTTAGTCTGGAAGAGACACATGATGTGGCTGAGGAGCTGCAGACGAAGTTGGAGAGTTTGCCGGATGTGGAGAGGGCGTATGTCCATGTGGATTATGAGACGACGCATAGTCCGGAGCATTTTTTGAAGAAGGAGTTGTAAGAGTGATCTCCTTTTTGCTGGGGGAGGGAAGCAGTTTTTATGATACCACGGCCTTGCTTCACAGTCACTTGGAATGATCAATGGCGCGATTTTGTTTGTTAACGGGTTTGTTAGGATGATGCCCGGCGGGCACCGGTATGCGCAGTTGGAACGGCAGATTTCGATGAATTTGATTTGAGGGTGGGTAGGACAGATGGTGTGTGTCGCGAGGCTTGGAAGTGCGATTGGGTGAGGGCAGCTAGTGATGTATTGGATGTCGAGCTTCCTATATTGATACTTGTTTCATCCTCACTTCACTATCTTTTGCGTTGATGGTACACAGGGGTCTTGCCGATGGTTGCACTTCACTTGCTGGCTCGGCTGTCCTTACCCCAACGACACCTACAAGAAGCCACCTGCCGCGAAAACGATGGAAGGAAGCGACGGACCACGATGGTAGCGAAGGTACAACGGTCGGATTGAGCGCTTGCCTGGTCAATCAGCATCGCTCGCTGACTTCCTCCTCGCTTTCTTCACCTCAACATCAACACAACATCGACATCGACATCACCATCAACCATCAACATCAACCATCACCATCACCGTCAAAGCACACCCACCCAAACACcccatcatcatcatcatcagcATCACCACCAAAGCACCACCCACCACGCATGCTATCCTTCCTCCGCCCCTTCTTCAAAGGTAACGGCCGAAAACAACCCATCATCCTCCTCTTCGCCATCCTCTTGCTAGTCCTCGGCCTCGATGTCGTCATTGCCTCAGCCCTTTGGGGTGCGAGCGATGATCTGGGCAATACTGTCAAGTCCATGGCTTGTCGCCGCCTTTGCCGCTTCGGAAAGCAGAATCTACAACGATTTGGTGCTGCATGAGGAGCGGGTTGGTGGGGGTATGGATTGGAGTAAGGGTGGGAGGGTGCAGGGGGGTTTGGTTCTGCCGTTGCGGATTGGGCTGAAGCAGAGGAATTTGGAGAATGCGGAGAAGTATGTTTGGGATGTTGCGGATCCGGATTCGCCGAATTATGGTATGGTCGTGTCCCGTGGTTCTTGATGTGGGAGCGGAGCTGAGCTGACTT from Fulvia fulva chromosome 2, complete sequence harbors:
- a CDS encoding Metal tolerance protein 3, producing the protein MANRDPNLHNSISLRPHPFHVHPERSSHTSPVTSTENVQHSHRPGNSSAVSKGGPRVEQGPVPRPAYHRNSGDSDRDDVERQGSLPGYDAEQDPYKLRDGLKDLDQAKERTKANVRAKRTSGCTPVGRSKDKYKTHTIVKFYENQNENIERLLKPVDDHVREAKEEQGADALQFQIAVHGSFVANIILAILHVYGAVSSGSLSLFTTMADSIFDPLSNLTLILCNRAVNKVDARRFPSGKARLETAGNITFCFLMTTVSWILIVESIKQLAEKSGESKFHIPSVIAVGIAFATKLGLFLYCWALRNKYSQIRILWEDHRNDLFINGFGLMTSVLGAQIAWWIDPLGAIVLSVLISVLWLRTAYQEFQLLIGVTADTAFLQHVTYISMTHDPRVTQLDTVRAWHSGPRLIIEVDIVMDRQLSLEETHDVAEELQTKLESLPDVERAYVHVDYETTHSPEHFLKKEL